Proteins from a genomic interval of Zingiber officinale cultivar Zhangliang chromosome 1B, Zo_v1.1, whole genome shotgun sequence:
- the LOC121985230 gene encoding probable WRKY transcription factor 47, producing the protein MYNNISQDHLMDPKPPEMTFFRLESADTTPIRELDFFSGHNRHREATAAAVAVDDENSSSSALGSSGTTNIDTGLNLLTVPSKTLQTSIGSKKKPEIKLIMLQDELKLVKEENWRLRSMLDQLRRNYTALQTQFQVIHQRDHPRQEHDGKIISSVAGPGLQLLDHQFMEPGPSGLKRKIRSSRYTEDDGEQSSPLNLTTSTTPTIFPSHPTDCSADQPSSSMEEKTKAIKEDANADTELSYRKTRVSVRARSDAPMISDGCQWRKYGQKMAKGNPCPRAYYRCTMSNDCPVRKQVQRCSNDKSVLVTTYEGIHKHPLPPAATVMANTTTAAAAMLLSGSTTGNTHHSSSSLMASASGTGLMHMHYPFASLSALTPIPTVTLDLTNPSDTPYSLQHQLSSLSTCNLFLPQPSLIQFGPQPPPPQSSSVMETVTAAIATHPNFTTALAAAISSMMGVTSGFANGEGGGGTAKSSGSPRLAKSCTTFSVN; encoded by the exons ATGTATAATAACATCTCTCAAGACCATCTCATGGATCCTAAGCCGCCGGAGATGACGTTTTTCCGGTTGGAGTCGGCAGACACAACCCCCATCAGGGAGTTGGATTTCTTCTCCGGCCACAATCGTCACCGAGAAGCAACGGCTGCAGCGGTGGCGGTGGACGATGAGAACTCATCGTCGTCCGCCCTTGGCTCATCAGGCACTACCAATATCGAC ACAGGATTAAACCTTCTAACAGTGCCCTCAAAGACTCTCCAAACAAGCATCGGGAGCAAGAAGAAACCTGAAATCAAG TTGATTATGCTTCAAGATGAGCTAAAGCTAGTGAAAGAAGAAAACTGGAGATTAAGAAGCATGTTGGATCAGCTCAGAAGGAACTACACCGCCCTGCAGACGCAGTTTCAAGTGATACACCAAAGAGATCATCCACGCCAAGAACAT GATGGGAAGATCATCAGTAGCGTAGCCGGTCCAGGATTGCAATTATTGGATCACCAGTTCATGGAACCCGGTCCAAGTGGACTAAAGCGAAAGATCAGGAGTAGTCGTTATACAGAGGACGATGGAGAGCAGTCATCCCCTCTCAATCTAACGACCTCCACTACTCCGACCATCTTTCCTTCTCATCCAACCGATTGCTCCGCGGACCAGCCAAGCTCATCGATGGAGGAGAAGACGAAGGCCATCAAAGAGGACGCGAATGCTGACACCGAGCTCTCATACAGGAAAACAAGAGTCTCCGTCCGCGCTCGCTCTGATGCTCCCAtg ATTAGCGATGGGTGTCAATGGAGGAAGTACGGTCAGAAGATGGCCAAGGGCAATCCTTGTCCACGGGCATACTATCGTTGCACCATGTCCAACGACTGCCCCGTTAGGAAACAG GTACAAAGATGCTCCAACGACAAGAGCGTTCTGGTGACCACCTACGAGGGCATCCACAAACACCCTCTCCCTCCAGCCGCCACCGTAATGGCGAACACCACCACAGCCGCCGCCGCCATGCTCCTCTCTGGCTCCACCACCGGCAACACCCACCACTCGTCCAGTTCTCTTATGGCATCTGCCTCCGGCACTGGCTTGATGCACATGCACTACCCCTTCGCCTCCCTCTCCGCTTTGACTCCCATCCCCACCGTCACACTCGACCTCACAAACCCGTCCGACACCCCCTACTCTCTCCAACACCAACTCTCGTCGCTCTCTACGTGCAACCTGTTTCTGCCACAGCCATCTCTAATCCAATTCGGGCCACAGCCGCCACCGCCACAGTCATCGTCAGTGATGGAGACGGTTACGGCTGCAATCGCGACGCACCCAAACTTCACAACGGCATTAGCGGCTGCCATCTCGTCGATGATGGGGGTGACTTCTGGATTCGCCAATGGGGAGGGTGGCGGAGGCACTGCAAAATCGAGTGGATCTCCTCGACTTGCAAAGTCCTGCACCACCTTCTCCGTTAACTGA